From the genome of Eucalyptus grandis isolate ANBG69807.140 chromosome 2, ASM1654582v1, whole genome shotgun sequence, one region includes:
- the LOC104434079 gene encoding CBL-interacting serine/threonine-protein kinase 1 isoform X2 has protein sequence MRLGKYELGRTLGEGNFGKVKFAADVESGQGYAVKIIEKTRILDLKITDQIKREIGTLKLLKHPNVVRLHEVLASKTKIYMVLEYATGGELFDRIASRGRLPEAEGRKLFQQLIDGVSYCHDKGVFHRDLKLENILVDSRGNIKITDFGLSALPQHFRDDGLLHTTCGSPNYVAPEVLNNRGYDGATSDVWSCGVILYVILTGYLPFDDRNLAVLYQKIFKGEAHIPKWLSAGAKSLIRRILDHNHVTRITMDGIKADDWFRQDYSPANPDDEESILIDDAFSMQEVPSEGEKSPRSPTLINAFQLIGMSSSLDLSGFFEKEDVSERKIRFTSNHSAKDLLERIEDTVTQMGFRVQKKNGRLKVMQEQKSQRSPGSLSVAAEVFEISPSLYVVELRKSHGDSTVYRQLCKRLSNELGVPQNQPLLTSGM, from the exons ATGCGACTGGGGAAGTACGAGCTCGGGAGGACGCTGGGCGAAGGCAATTTCGGGAAGGTGAAGTTCGCCGCCGACGTCGAGTCCGGCCAAGGCTACGCCGTCAAGATCATCGAGAAGACGCGCATCCTCGACCTCAAGATCACCGATCAG ATAAAGAGAGAGATCGGCACATTGAAGCTCCTCAAGCATCCCAACGTGGTCAGATTACACGAG GTCTTGGCAAGCAAAACCAAGATTTACATGGTCCTGGAATATGCAACGGGAGGAGAACTGTTCGACAGAATT GCAAGTCGGGGAAGGCTTCCTGAAGCTGAAGGGAGGAAGCTTTTTCAGCAACTAATAGATGGTGTTAGCTACTGTCACGACAAAGGTGTTTTCCACCGAGATCTCAAg CTGGAGAATATTCTGGTTGATTCAAGGGGAAACATAAAGATCACAGATTTCGGCCTCAGTGCTTTACCCCAGCATTTTAGG GATGACGGATTACTTCATACCACCTGCGGGAGTCCCAACTACGTTGCTCCGGAGGTTCTTAACAACAGAGGATATGATGGGGCAACCTCAGATGTGTGGTCATGTGGTGTTATACTTTACGTCATTCTGACTGGGTATCTCCCTTTCGATGACAGAAATCTGGCTGTTCTCTACCAAAAG ATATTTAAAGGAGAGGCCCATATCCCGAAATGGCTATCGGCAGGTGCCAAGAGTCTTATACGGCGAATTCTTGATCACAATCATGTCACCAGGATAACTATGGATGGTATCAAAGCAGACGACTGGTTTCGACAGGACTACAGTCCAGCAAACCCTGACGATGAAGAGAGCATTTTAATTGATGATGCCTTTTCCATGCAGGAAGTG CCATCCGAAGGGGAGAAGAGTCCACGATCACCCACCCTCATCAATGCCTTCCAGCTCATCGGAATGTCTTCAAGTTTAGATCTTTCTGGCTTCTTTGAAAAGGAG GACGTCTCGGAGAGGAAGATTAGATTTACATCCAATCACTCTGCGAAGGACTTGCTTGAGAGGATCGAGGATACAGTGACACAGATGGGATTTCGggttcaaaagaaaaatgggaga TTGAAAGTAATGCAAGAGCAGAAGAGTCAGAGAAGTCCGGGATCTCTTTCAGTTGCCGCAGAG GTTTTTGAAATCAGCCCATCCCTGTATGTAGTTGAGTTAAGAAAATCGCATGGAGATTCTACAGTTTATAGACAG TTGTGTAAAAGGCTATCAAATGAGCTGGGAGTACCACAAAACCAGCCGCTCCTGACCTCCGGGATGTAA
- the LOC104434079 gene encoding CBL-interacting serine/threonine-protein kinase 1 isoform X1, whose translation MRLGKYELGRTLGEGNFGKVKFAADVESGQGYAVKIIEKTRILDLKITDQLLFWPSTKFNGSNLLWVTQIKREIGTLKLLKHPNVVRLHEVLASKTKIYMVLEYATGGELFDRIASRGRLPEAEGRKLFQQLIDGVSYCHDKGVFHRDLKLENILVDSRGNIKITDFGLSALPQHFRDDGLLHTTCGSPNYVAPEVLNNRGYDGATSDVWSCGVILYVILTGYLPFDDRNLAVLYQKIFKGEAHIPKWLSAGAKSLIRRILDHNHVTRITMDGIKADDWFRQDYSPANPDDEESILIDDAFSMQEVPSEGEKSPRSPTLINAFQLIGMSSSLDLSGFFEKEDVSERKIRFTSNHSAKDLLERIEDTVTQMGFRVQKKNGRLKVMQEQKSQRSPGSLSVAAEVFEISPSLYVVELRKSHGDSTVYRQLCKRLSNELGVPQNQPLLTSGM comes from the exons ATGCGACTGGGGAAGTACGAGCTCGGGAGGACGCTGGGCGAAGGCAATTTCGGGAAGGTGAAGTTCGCCGCCGACGTCGAGTCCGGCCAAGGCTACGCCGTCAAGATCATCGAGAAGACGCGCATCCTCGACCTCAAGATCACCGATCAG TTGTTATTTTGGCCCAGCACGAAATTTAACGGATCGAATTTGCTTTGGGTGACGCAGATAAAGAGAGAGATCGGCACATTGAAGCTCCTCAAGCATCCCAACGTGGTCAGATTACACGAG GTCTTGGCAAGCAAAACCAAGATTTACATGGTCCTGGAATATGCAACGGGAGGAGAACTGTTCGACAGAATT GCAAGTCGGGGAAGGCTTCCTGAAGCTGAAGGGAGGAAGCTTTTTCAGCAACTAATAGATGGTGTTAGCTACTGTCACGACAAAGGTGTTTTCCACCGAGATCTCAAg CTGGAGAATATTCTGGTTGATTCAAGGGGAAACATAAAGATCACAGATTTCGGCCTCAGTGCTTTACCCCAGCATTTTAGG GATGACGGATTACTTCATACCACCTGCGGGAGTCCCAACTACGTTGCTCCGGAGGTTCTTAACAACAGAGGATATGATGGGGCAACCTCAGATGTGTGGTCATGTGGTGTTATACTTTACGTCATTCTGACTGGGTATCTCCCTTTCGATGACAGAAATCTGGCTGTTCTCTACCAAAAG ATATTTAAAGGAGAGGCCCATATCCCGAAATGGCTATCGGCAGGTGCCAAGAGTCTTATACGGCGAATTCTTGATCACAATCATGTCACCAGGATAACTATGGATGGTATCAAAGCAGACGACTGGTTTCGACAGGACTACAGTCCAGCAAACCCTGACGATGAAGAGAGCATTTTAATTGATGATGCCTTTTCCATGCAGGAAGTG CCATCCGAAGGGGAGAAGAGTCCACGATCACCCACCCTCATCAATGCCTTCCAGCTCATCGGAATGTCTTCAAGTTTAGATCTTTCTGGCTTCTTTGAAAAGGAG GACGTCTCGGAGAGGAAGATTAGATTTACATCCAATCACTCTGCGAAGGACTTGCTTGAGAGGATCGAGGATACAGTGACACAGATGGGATTTCGggttcaaaagaaaaatgggaga TTGAAAGTAATGCAAGAGCAGAAGAGTCAGAGAAGTCCGGGATCTCTTTCAGTTGCCGCAGAG GTTTTTGAAATCAGCCCATCCCTGTATGTAGTTGAGTTAAGAAAATCGCATGGAGATTCTACAGTTTATAGACAG TTGTGTAAAAGGCTATCAAATGAGCTGGGAGTACCACAAAACCAGCCGCTCCTGACCTCCGGGATGTAA